A section of the Verrucomicrobiales bacterium genome encodes:
- a CDS encoding RNA polymerase sigma factor produces the protein MDDANLDGLVERFYRSLYHFALSLSRSETVAADLTQETYYIWAAKGHQLRDPSKLKSWMFTTLHREFLRRKAHSDRFQHYETSQVESELPVIASTVVNDLDSAAVMQALQRVDENYRIPLAMFYLENFSYKEIAEILEVPVGTVMSRLARGKGQLRVLIGEAAAGSGGKVVSLTDPGLHSKGSV, from the coding sequence ATGGACGACGCGAATCTCGACGGCTTGGTAGAGCGATTTTATCGCTCGCTCTATCATTTCGCGTTGAGCCTTTCGCGTAGCGAGACGGTGGCTGCTGATTTAACCCAGGAGACTTACTACATTTGGGCTGCGAAGGGTCATCAGCTACGGGACCCCTCCAAGCTGAAGTCTTGGATGTTCACCACTCTCCATCGTGAGTTCTTGCGTCGGAAGGCGCACTCGGATCGGTTTCAACACTACGAGACCAGTCAGGTCGAAAGTGAGCTGCCGGTGATCGCGTCGACAGTAGTCAATGACCTTGACTCCGCGGCGGTGATGCAAGCCCTTCAGCGTGTCGATGAGAATTACAGGATACCCCTGGCGATGTTCTATCTGGAGAACTTTTCCTACAAGGAGATCGCTGAAATTCTCGAGGTGCCGGTGGGCACCGTGATGTCGCGGCTCGCGCGAGGGAAGGGACAGCTTCGTGTTTTGATCGGCGAAGCGGCTGCCGGATCGGGAGGCAAGGTGGTCTCGCTGACAGATCCGGGGCTCCATTCGAAGGGGTCAGTATGA
- a CDS encoding SCO family protein — MRSTWRMVSCALSLGFGLAASDLTVVAASPAASSKVATPVAKEIHEARGVLRSIADDRKKAVIRHEPIPNYMPAMTMELTALNPRELEGFKVGDVITFRLLATADTHWIDTLKRVSVTNQAPAAPLRVEPPAKKGQELRVGEPLPEFELICETGERLRLSQFRGQAVALTFIFTRCPLPDFCPLMNRNFSRARALLKEDTAGGTNWHFLSISFDPEFDTPQVLTRYAGVYRGEDPTHWTFAAASNPVMERLAPKVDLMYYPEGGSILHNLRTVVLDTRGRIHRQFDSNQWKARELAEALREASQVTP, encoded by the coding sequence ATGAGATCGACGTGGCGGATGGTGAGTTGCGCGCTAAGCCTCGGTTTCGGCCTGGCCGCTTCAGATCTGACCGTGGTCGCCGCTTCCCCAGCCGCCTCATCCAAGGTTGCCACCCCGGTTGCGAAGGAGATCCATGAGGCGCGAGGTGTGCTTCGGAGCATAGCGGACGACCGCAAGAAGGCGGTGATCCGGCATGAGCCCATCCCAAACTACATGCCCGCGATGACCATGGAGCTCACGGCCCTAAATCCGCGCGAGTTGGAGGGGTTCAAAGTGGGCGATGTCATCACGTTCCGTCTCTTGGCGACTGCGGACACCCATTGGATCGACACGCTCAAGCGGGTGAGTGTCACGAACCAAGCCCCTGCTGCACCACTGCGGGTCGAGCCCCCTGCGAAGAAGGGGCAGGAGCTCAGGGTGGGTGAACCGTTGCCTGAGTTCGAACTGATTTGCGAGACCGGGGAGCGTCTCCGTCTCTCTCAGTTTCGCGGCCAGGCGGTGGCTCTGACCTTCATCTTCACCCGCTGTCCTCTGCCTGATTTTTGCCCGCTGATGAACCGCAATTTTAGCCGGGCGCGCGCCTTGCTCAAGGAGGACACGGCTGGGGGCACCAATTGGCATTTTCTATCCATCAGTTTTGATCCGGAGTTTGACACTCCACAGGTGCTCACACGCTACGCCGGCGTCTATCGCGGCGAGGATCCCACCCACTGGACTTTTGCGGCCGCATCGAACCCGGTCATGGAGCGCCTGGCCCCGAAAGTTGATTTGATGTACTATCCTGAAGGGGGAAGCATCCTTCACAATCTTCGAACCGTCGTGCTGGATACTCGAGGACGAATTCATCGCCAGTTCGATAGTAATCAATGGAAAGCCCGCGAGCTGGCCGAGGCGTTGCGTGAAGCAAGCCAAGTGACTCCTTGA
- a CDS encoding SCO family protein encodes MNSSLEEQKPEDAQLAREQRFFTVIACGLAALGVVAVLAISRWRRSDSESPAAASTRLHTAGHDTNLRARWLADFELVERSGRKVSRTDLGNQYLVMNFVFTSCSLGCQEVNRRMSEIQTKVGTNDQIRLVSISIDPRTDTPEAMARFAQRFQADTHRWLFLTGSKTAICDLLEQSFFPDLSGENLLIPNGLRLTQEILLIDPDGKVRATFNGLDSRVTDVVMSEIERIRQPRAAL; translated from the coding sequence ATGAACTCCTCTCTGGAAGAGCAAAAACCCGAAGATGCCCAGCTTGCGCGCGAGCAGCGATTTTTCACGGTGATCGCGTGCGGTCTGGCGGCGCTGGGAGTTGTGGCCGTGTTGGCGATTTCTCGGTGGCGACGGAGCGACTCCGAGTCGCCTGCGGCGGCGTCAACTCGGCTTCATACCGCGGGACACGATACCAATCTCCGCGCCCGCTGGCTGGCCGACTTTGAACTCGTAGAACGGAGCGGAAGGAAAGTGTCCAGAACCGATCTAGGCAACCAGTATCTGGTCATGAACTTCGTTTTCACCAGCTGCTCCTTAGGCTGCCAAGAAGTCAATCGGCGCATGTCGGAAATTCAGACCAAGGTCGGTACCAACGATCAGATCAGACTGGTTTCCATCAGCATTGATCCGCGTACCGACACCCCGGAAGCTATGGCCCGCTTCGCTCAGCGTTTCCAGGCCGATACCCACCGCTGGCTTTTTCTCACGGGCTCCAAAACAGCGATCTGCGACCTTCTTGAACAGAGCTTCTTTCCGGATTTGTCCGGCGAGAATCTCCTGATTCCTAACGGACTTCGGCTCACTCAGGAAATCCTTCTGATCGACCCTGATGGCAAGGTGCGCGCCACCTTTAACGGGTTGGATTCCCGGGTGACCGACGTAGTCATGTCGGAGATCGAGCGAATTCGACAACCGCGCGCCGCGCTATGA
- a CDS encoding heavy-metal-associated domain-containing protein, giving the protein MVRFLNLRVNASQCRRAATLLWAGALAALWAGCAGPRDTASGAAPVAWHFKVQGMHCTGCAGGIRSELVAVPGVLSATVRYPEADAEVKVDPARVDQEKLIKVIQEAGYQATRVP; this is encoded by the coding sequence ATGGTTCGGTTCCTAAACCTCCGAGTGAATGCTTCCCAATGCCGACGTGCGGCCACGCTTCTGTGGGCAGGGGCGCTCGCAGCCCTGTGGGCGGGCTGCGCCGGCCCGCGAGACACAGCCTCTGGCGCGGCGCCCGTGGCGTGGCATTTTAAGGTTCAAGGCATGCACTGCACTGGGTGCGCCGGCGGAATCCGCTCGGAGCTTGTCGCGGTCCCGGGCGTCTTATCCGCCACGGTGCGCTACCCGGAAGCGGATGCGGAAGTGAAGGTGGATCCGGCCCGAGTGGATCAGGAGAAACTGATCAAGGTGATACAAGAAGCCGGCTATCAGGCGACACGCGTTCCATGA